A DNA window from Halorubrum sp. DM2 contains the following coding sequences:
- the pcm gene encoding protein-L-isoaspartate O-methyltransferase, whose protein sequence is MNDADRAAARRELVSALRRRLDASERTLSAIGAVPRHEFVPEPHRGSAYADRPLPIGHDQTVSAPHMVATMTDLLGVERGDRVFEVGTGCGYHAAVVAEVVGPGNVFSAERVPELAADARERLRRLGYDVTVVAGDGREAFAEEAPFDAAYLTCAAPEAVPDAIVDRVRPGGRVVAPVRENGSQRLVRLTVREDGVDREDHGGVRFVPMR, encoded by the coding sequence ATGAACGACGCCGACCGCGCGGCCGCCAGACGCGAGCTGGTGAGCGCGCTCCGTCGACGCCTCGACGCGAGCGAGCGGACGTTGTCGGCGATCGGTGCCGTCCCGCGTCACGAGTTCGTCCCGGAGCCGCACCGCGGGTCGGCGTACGCCGACCGCCCGCTCCCGATCGGTCACGACCAGACGGTCAGCGCGCCGCACATGGTCGCGACGATGACGGACCTCCTCGGCGTCGAGCGCGGCGACCGCGTCTTCGAGGTGGGGACCGGCTGCGGCTACCACGCCGCGGTCGTCGCCGAGGTCGTCGGCCCGGGGAACGTCTTCTCCGCCGAACGCGTCCCGGAGTTGGCCGCCGACGCGCGGGAGCGACTCCGCCGCCTCGGCTACGACGTGACCGTCGTCGCCGGCGACGGGCGCGAGGCGTTCGCCGAGGAGGCCCCGTTCGACGCCGCCTACCTCACCTGCGCAGCGCCCGAGGCGGTCCCGGACGCGATCGTCGACCGCGTTCGGCCGGGCGGCCGCGTCGTCGCACCCGTCCGGGAGAACGGTAGTCAACGACTCGTCCGCCTGACGGTCCGCGAGGACGGCGTCGACCGCGAGGACCACGGCGGCGTGCGGTTCGTGCCGATGCGATGA
- a CDS encoding carboxypeptidase regulatory-like domain-containing protein: MSDRTHDSRTANRRTFSTDTRAIEGLPVRLVIALVVGVASLSVMMGMIGDIDGLAATELDAQPQPEVTAPGDQSIDVAVVDPDGSRVADATVIVRGGSARMDGVATAQTNSEGVASVDVDPELGPNQADGTLTVDIKPPAEGDYVDERGNTEVLVVEE, encoded by the coding sequence ATGTCCGATCGAACACACGACTCGCGCACCGCGAACCGCCGGACGTTCAGTACCGACACCCGGGCGATCGAGGGGCTTCCCGTCCGTCTCGTCATCGCTCTGGTCGTCGGGGTCGCCAGTCTCAGCGTGATGATGGGAATGATCGGCGACATCGACGGGCTGGCCGCGACGGAGCTCGACGCGCAGCCGCAGCCGGAGGTGACCGCGCCCGGCGATCAGTCGATCGACGTCGCGGTCGTCGACCCCGACGGCTCCCGCGTCGCGGACGCGACCGTCATCGTGCGCGGCGGCTCCGCGCGGATGGACGGTGTCGCCACCGCACAGACGAACAGCGAGGGCGTCGCGAGCGTAGACGTCGACCCGGAACTCGGTCCGAACCAGGCGGACGGGACGCTCACGGTCGACATCAAACCGCCGGCGGAGGGCGACTACGTCGACGAACGGGGGAACACCGAGGTGCTCGTCGTCGAGGAGTGA
- a CDS encoding DR2241 family protein, whose product MADSTSATDEGEADDDEPAVPEIDLPSDAFDAVLDALADRDAGDPLRFEGFSVAREEGDGAGEYRLGPADGDSRTGMSERDLHEALDERAPAVTDWYAFERVVGEFGPRRAFVRWIEDADGETVAARYAALAAGVERAWGELRITATVTDRGERRYDVRHADDAGVPVDELETHEDPLDARELATFDEKGRYRPLKTAPSLAGGWVFPDLGPRDLYETIETIYPATVANWHREREGNLDVTHWRETMARQSGIYGVVKTWDRGEGHEHVNWVAEACCDDSQCLKRREWEYDEDEDLDVDGGDGVFPCREPCSVVVSAARKWTRLESEQERTYEFDLTPSEKEQVEAIIDAVADGRTDEIREADTKEGANRYRARFLRAKRFDDDGNLGGVPTDADDE is encoded by the coding sequence GTGGCCGACTCCACCTCCGCGACCGACGAGGGCGAGGCGGACGACGACGAGCCCGCAGTCCCCGAGATCGATCTCCCGAGCGACGCGTTCGACGCGGTCCTCGACGCGCTCGCCGACCGCGACGCGGGCGACCCGCTCCGGTTCGAGGGGTTCAGCGTCGCGCGCGAGGAGGGCGACGGCGCGGGCGAATACCGCCTCGGTCCCGCCGACGGCGACTCCCGAACCGGCATGAGCGAGCGCGACCTCCACGAGGCGCTCGACGAGCGCGCGCCGGCGGTCACGGACTGGTACGCCTTCGAGCGGGTCGTCGGCGAGTTCGGCCCCCGCCGCGCCTTCGTCCGCTGGATCGAGGACGCCGACGGCGAGACCGTGGCGGCTCGGTACGCCGCGCTCGCGGCGGGCGTCGAGCGCGCGTGGGGCGAACTGCGGATTACGGCGACGGTCACGGACCGCGGCGAGCGCCGCTACGACGTGCGCCACGCGGACGACGCCGGCGTCCCCGTCGACGAGCTGGAGACGCACGAGGACCCGCTCGACGCGCGCGAGCTGGCCACCTTCGACGAGAAGGGACGCTACCGCCCCCTCAAGACCGCGCCGTCGCTCGCCGGCGGGTGGGTCTTCCCCGATCTGGGACCGCGCGACCTCTATGAGACGATCGAGACGATCTACCCCGCGACCGTCGCCAACTGGCACCGCGAGCGCGAGGGGAACTTGGACGTGACCCACTGGCGCGAGACGATGGCGCGCCAGTCCGGCATCTACGGCGTCGTGAAGACGTGGGACCGCGGCGAGGGGCACGAACACGTGAACTGGGTCGCGGAGGCGTGCTGTGACGACTCGCAGTGTCTCAAGCGCCGGGAGTGGGAGTACGACGAGGACGAAGACCTCGACGTCGACGGCGGCGACGGCGTCTTCCCCTGCCGCGAGCCCTGCTCGGTGGTCGTGTCGGCCGCCCGCAAGTGGACGCGGCTGGAGAGCGAACAGGAGCGCACCTACGAGTTCGACCTGACGCCCAGCGAGAAGGAGCAGGTGGAGGCCATCATCGACGCGGTCGCGGACGGCCGGACCGACGAGATCCGCGAGGCGGACACGAAGGAGGGCGCGAACCGTTACCGCGCGCGCTTCCTGCGCGCCAAGCGGTTCGACGACGACGGCAACCTCGGCGGGGTGCCGACCGACGCGGACGACGAGTAA
- the ilvA gene encoding threonine ammonia-lyase, whose amino-acid sequence MSPVTVDDVETAAERVADTDIVQRTPVERSRSLSERCGADVRLKMEHLQRTGSFKTRGAYNAISRAVEGSEGREGSDEPAVERVVAASAGNHAQGVALAAADAGIDATIVMPEAAPAAKIEATRAYGASVVLRGNAFPEAMAHAQTLVDDPGTRFVHAFDDPDVVAGQGTLGLEVIEQVPDVDAVLVPVGGGGLAGGVATAVKARSPETRVIGVQTEGASTLSESLAAGELVAREEPDTIADGIATGGLSDLTFGLLDEHLDAAVVVSDDDVANAILLLLERAKQMVEGAGATAAAALLNDDAVDELDLTGETVVPLLCGGNIDVTTLKEVVTHALVDRHQLIELAVRIDDTPGTMGEISTLIGGERANIRTVRHERSRPDLPVGDADLVFEVETNGPAHVDRVLRAVREAGYEVEWTTQEG is encoded by the coding sequence ATGTCCCCTGTCACGGTCGACGACGTCGAGACCGCCGCGGAGCGGGTCGCCGATACCGACATCGTCCAGCGCACGCCCGTCGAGCGGAGCCGGTCGCTGAGCGAGCGGTGCGGGGCGGACGTGCGCCTCAAGATGGAACACCTCCAGCGTACCGGCTCGTTCAAGACGCGCGGCGCGTACAACGCGATCTCTCGGGCAGTGGAGGGGTCCGAGGGGAGAGAAGGATCCGACGAGCCCGCGGTCGAACGCGTCGTGGCCGCAAGCGCGGGCAACCACGCGCAGGGGGTCGCGCTGGCGGCGGCGGACGCCGGGATCGACGCGACGATCGTGATGCCGGAGGCCGCGCCGGCCGCGAAGATCGAGGCGACGCGCGCCTACGGCGCGTCGGTCGTCCTCCGGGGGAACGCCTTCCCCGAGGCGATGGCGCACGCGCAGACGCTCGTCGACGACCCCGGGACGCGGTTCGTCCACGCGTTCGACGACCCCGACGTGGTCGCCGGACAGGGGACGCTCGGGCTGGAGGTGATAGAGCAGGTGCCCGACGTCGACGCCGTCCTCGTCCCGGTCGGCGGCGGCGGGCTGGCGGGCGGCGTCGCGACCGCCGTCAAGGCGCGCTCGCCGGAGACGCGCGTGATCGGCGTCCAGACCGAGGGGGCGTCGACGCTCTCCGAGAGCCTCGCGGCGGGCGAGCTCGTCGCGCGCGAGGAGCCGGACACCATCGCCGACGGGATCGCGACCGGCGGGCTGAGCGACCTCACGTTCGGCCTCCTCGACGAACACCTCGACGCCGCCGTCGTCGTGAGCGACGACGACGTGGCGAACGCGATCCTGCTACTCCTAGAGCGCGCGAAGCAGATGGTCGAGGGCGCGGGCGCGACCGCCGCGGCCGCGCTCCTGAACGACGACGCCGTCGACGAACTCGACCTAACCGGCGAGACGGTGGTTCCCCTGCTCTGTGGCGGGAACATCGACGTGACGACGCTGAAGGAGGTGGTGACCCACGCCCTCGTGGACCGTCACCAGCTGATCGAGCTCGCCGTCCGGATCGACGACACGCCCGGGACGATGGGAGAGATATCCACGCTGATCGGCGGCGAGCGCGCGAACATCCGGACGGTACGCCACGAGCGCAGCCGACCGGACCTCCCCGTCGGCGACGCCGACCTCGTGTTCGAGGTGGAGACCAACGGCCCGGCCCACGTCGACCGCGTCCTGAGGGCGGTGCGCGAGGCGGGCTACGAGGTTGAGTGGACGACCCAGGAGGGGTGA
- the pheA gene encoding prephenate dehydratase, with translation MNAVTLGPAGTYSHRAARAVAAEVSFRESVTAIVDAVAQGEFERGVVPIENSIEGSVTESLDALAEYDVSVTREVVTPIRHALLAQDDEFEVVASHSQALAQCRNWLETNYPSVGLEAVASTARGVERAREDARVAGIGHPDNAGDDLEILAEDIQDRTSNATRFLVVGPESAKSDAGGKTTLIVYPNANYPGLLLELLEAFADRNLNLSRIESRPSGERLGDYLFHFDVDAGLYEDHTAKAVEDIEAIADKGWVKVLGSYDAEHVLE, from the coding sequence ATGAACGCCGTCACGCTGGGTCCCGCCGGCACGTACTCGCACCGCGCCGCACGCGCCGTCGCCGCCGAGGTGTCGTTCCGGGAGTCGGTCACCGCCATCGTCGACGCCGTCGCGCAGGGGGAGTTCGAGCGCGGGGTCGTCCCCATCGAGAACAGCATCGAGGGCTCGGTCACGGAGAGTCTCGACGCGCTCGCGGAGTACGACGTGTCGGTCACTCGCGAGGTCGTCACGCCGATCCGCCACGCCCTCCTCGCGCAGGACGACGAGTTCGAGGTCGTCGCGAGCCACTCGCAGGCGCTCGCGCAGTGTCGCAACTGGCTGGAGACCAACTACCCGTCGGTGGGCCTCGAAGCGGTCGCCTCCACCGCTCGCGGGGTCGAGCGCGCCCGCGAGGACGCCCGCGTCGCCGGGATCGGCCACCCGGACAACGCCGGCGACGACCTCGAAATTCTCGCGGAGGACATTCAGGACCGCACCTCGAACGCGACCCGCTTCCTCGTCGTCGGTCCCGAGTCCGCCAAGTCCGACGCCGGCGGGAAGACGACCCTGATCGTCTATCCGAACGCGAACTACCCCGGCCTCCTCCTCGAACTGCTGGAGGCTTTCGCCGACCGCAACCTCAACCTCTCGCGGATCGAGTCGCGCCCGAGCGGTGAGCGCCTCGGTGACTACTTGTTCCACTTCGACGTCGATGCCGGCCTCTACGAGGACCACACGGCGAAGGCGGTCGAGGACATCGAGGCGATCGCCGACAAGGGGTGGGTGAAGGTGCTCGGGTCGTACGACGCCGAGCACGTGTTGGAGTGA
- the cysS gene encoding cysteine--tRNA ligase, which translates to MSLVVTDTLEDERVEFTADGDVTLYVCGLTVSDDPHLGHARLWFHADVLHRWLEHVGYDVRHVENVTDVNEKITARVGERDDWTEERDVAETFTASVFDAMRGLNLLRAEVYPRVTEHVPEILDLVETLIEKGYAYESNGSVYFDVTSFDGYGKLSNQETDALEAQGEPDERSEKRNPSDFALWKADGVSETAAREHAKHDHGAETPAGETWESPWSEGRPGWHVECSAMSTTHLGDTLDIHMGGRDLVFPHHENEIAQSEAATGETFARHWLHVGLLEMDGEKMSSSIGNFWTVPDALEELGVNVVRTFYAGAAYRSEQALTEETVAEAEERWERLSRTYDRAVDALDSVDAGAKAEDGELREAVETARDDFAAAMNDDLNLREATAALLDLTDAVNRHVDSEPPHDYRALREAVETFEELGGDVLGLQFESPSDGDVDLAGELVELILDVREAEREAGNYERADELRDALREVGVEIEDGPDGATYRFE; encoded by the coding sequence ATGAGTCTCGTCGTTACCGACACCCTGGAAGACGAGCGCGTCGAGTTCACGGCCGACGGCGACGTCACGCTGTACGTCTGTGGGCTGACGGTGTCGGACGACCCCCATCTCGGTCACGCCCGGCTGTGGTTCCACGCGGACGTCCTCCACCGGTGGCTCGAACACGTCGGCTACGACGTGCGTCACGTCGAGAACGTCACCGACGTCAACGAGAAGATCACGGCCCGCGTCGGCGAGCGCGACGACTGGACCGAAGAGCGCGACGTGGCCGAGACGTTCACCGCGAGCGTCTTCGACGCGATGCGCGGGCTGAACCTGTTGCGCGCCGAGGTGTACCCCCGCGTCACCGAGCACGTCCCGGAGATACTCGACCTCGTGGAGACGCTGATCGAAAAGGGGTACGCCTACGAGTCGAACGGCTCCGTCTACTTCGACGTGACGAGCTTCGACGGGTACGGGAAGCTCTCGAACCAGGAGACCGACGCGCTCGAAGCGCAGGGCGAACCGGACGAGCGCTCCGAGAAGCGCAACCCGTCGGACTTCGCGCTCTGGAAGGCGGACGGCGTGAGCGAGACCGCCGCGCGCGAACACGCGAAACACGACCACGGCGCGGAGACGCCCGCGGGAGAGACGTGGGAGTCGCCGTGGAGCGAGGGCCGGCCGGGGTGGCACGTCGAGTGCTCGGCGATGTCGACGACGCACCTCGGCGACACGCTCGACATCCACATGGGCGGCCGCGACCTGGTCTTCCCCCATCACGAAAACGAGATCGCGCAGTCGGAGGCGGCCACCGGCGAGACGTTCGCGCGCCACTGGCTCCACGTCGGCCTCCTGGAGATGGACGGCGAGAAGATGTCCTCCTCGATCGGCAACTTCTGGACGGTCCCGGACGCCCTCGAAGAGCTCGGCGTCAACGTGGTCCGCACCTTCTACGCCGGGGCCGCCTACCGCTCCGAGCAGGCGCTCACCGAGGAGACGGTCGCCGAGGCCGAGGAGCGCTGGGAGCGCCTCTCGCGCACCTACGACCGCGCGGTCGACGCGCTCGACTCCGTAGACGCCGGCGCGAAGGCGGAGGACGGAGAGCTTCGCGAGGCGGTTGAAACCGCCCGCGACGACTTCGCGGCCGCGATGAACGACGACTTGAACCTCCGCGAGGCGACCGCGGCGCTGCTCGATCTCACGGACGCGGTGAATCGCCACGTCGATTCGGAGCCGCCACACGACTACCGTGCCCTCCGCGAGGCGGTCGAGACGTTCGAGGAGCTCGGCGGCGACGTGTTAGGCCTCCAGTTCGAGTCGCCGAGCGACGGCGACGTGGATCTGGCCGGCGAACTAGTCGAACTGATTCTCGACGTGCGCGAGGCCGAACGCGAGGCAGGTAACTACGAGCGCGCCGACGAGCTCCGGGACGCGCTCCGGGAGGTCGGCGTCGAGATCGAGGACGGCCCGGACGGGGCGACGTACCGGTTCGAGTGA
- a CDS encoding Hsp20/alpha crystallin family protein, which translates to MTRRDPFDEIEELLERMGREFEELGGTLEGSAPEVPQFPGVRDVNVDVIEDDESITVVADLPGFDADDVDVELRDDALVISGSRKESSEFGVADEGEANSAGDADETADGVRYHRRERRLRSVSRRVPIPRPVEADAATASFDAGVLTVTLPKRSPDDDGGHTIDVN; encoded by the coding sequence ATGACCCGACGCGATCCCTTCGACGAGATCGAGGAACTGCTCGAACGGATGGGCCGCGAGTTCGAGGAACTCGGCGGGACGCTGGAGGGGAGCGCCCCCGAAGTCCCGCAGTTCCCCGGCGTCCGCGACGTCAATGTCGACGTGATCGAAGACGACGAGTCGATCACCGTCGTCGCCGACCTCCCCGGATTCGACGCCGACGACGTCGACGTCGAACTGCGCGACGACGCGCTCGTGATTTCCGGCTCCCGCAAGGAGTCGAGCGAGTTCGGCGTCGCCGACGAGGGCGAGGCGAACAGCGCGGGCGACGCGGACGAGACCGCCGACGGCGTCCGCTACCACCGACGCGAGCGACGCCTCCGATCCGTCTCCCGGCGGGTCCCGATTCCCCGGCCGGTCGAGGCCGACGCCGCGACCGCGTCCTTCGACGCCGGCGTGCTCACCGTCACGCTCCCCAAGCGATCGCCGGACGACGACGGGGGACACACGATCGACGTGAACTGA
- a CDS encoding CbiX/SirB N-terminal domain-containing protein, protein MQSLVIVAHGSHLNPGSSAPTYDHADTIRATGAFDEVRTGFWKEEPHFREVLRTVEGDEIYVVPLFVSEGYFTEQVIPRELRLDGWDVSQWDSDGLSADQATLVAEDIDREVHYCGPVGTHRAMTDVIVRRAESVTDDPDVGEGFGLAVVGHGTERNENSAKAIEYHADRIAERDRFDEVKALYMDEEPEVDDLPEHFESDDVVLVPLFIADGYHTQEDIPEDVGLCEDHTEGYDVPESVDGTLIWYAGAVGTEPLMADVVLERAADAGAALGTALDDVRETTRVVTGD, encoded by the coding sequence ATGCAATCGCTCGTCATCGTCGCGCACGGCTCCCACCTCAACCCGGGGTCGAGCGCGCCGACGTACGACCACGCCGACACGATCCGCGCGACCGGTGCCTTCGACGAGGTCCGCACCGGCTTCTGGAAGGAGGAGCCGCACTTCCGGGAGGTGCTCCGTACCGTCGAGGGCGACGAGATATACGTCGTCCCGCTGTTCGTCTCGGAGGGGTACTTCACCGAGCAGGTGATCCCCCGCGAGCTCCGCCTCGACGGATGGGACGTCTCGCAGTGGGACTCGGACGGCCTCTCCGCGGACCAAGCCACGCTCGTCGCCGAGGACATCGACCGCGAGGTTCACTACTGCGGCCCCGTCGGGACCCACCGCGCGATGACCGACGTGATCGTCCGCCGCGCCGAGTCGGTCACCGACGACCCCGACGTCGGCGAGGGGTTCGGGCTGGCGGTCGTCGGCCACGGCACCGAGCGCAACGAGAACTCGGCGAAGGCGATCGAGTACCACGCCGACCGGATCGCCGAGCGCGACCGCTTCGACGAGGTGAAGGCGCTGTACATGGACGAGGAGCCGGAGGTCGACGACCTCCCTGAACACTTCGAGAGCGACGACGTCGTCTTGGTTCCGCTTTTCATCGCCGACGGCTACCACACGCAGGAGGACATTCCGGAAGACGTCGGCCTCTGCGAGGACCACACCGAGGGGTACGACGTGCCCGAGAGCGTCGACGGCACCCTGATCTGGTACGCGGGCGCGGTCGGCACCGAACCCCTGATGGCCGACGTGGTCTTGGAGCGCGCCGCCGACGCCGGCGCTGCCCTCGGCACCGCGCTCGACGACGTGCGCGAGACGACCCGCGTCGTCACGGGGGACTGA
- a CDS encoding deoxyribodipyrimidine photo-lyase yields the protein MELFWHRGDARTRDNAGLAAAAREGEVVPVFVYDADLLATVGARQRAFFLRHVKRLEERYQALGSDLIVRAGDPDEVLVDLAAEYDAETVFHNEHYRAARRNRQRAVEEALAAAGVETDSRTDLVMVDPGRLEARYANHSRFHDDWETVPKRRPYAEPDPEALADVRDGKTVPEPDADVDLPEAGYEAARERFDEFLDYGITSYNDTRDDLARAVDAPTHAVSRMSPYLATGAIGIRELWAGASDVYDAVTGGERRNVDKYRYELSWREQMYHLLYYTPDLAVSNYKSFPNEIAWRDDDAGFEAWTRGETGYPLVDAGMRQLNAEGYIHNRPRQVVASFLTKHLLIDWRRGARYFTKQLIDHDYASNHGAWQWTASTGTDSVDVRIFDPVSQMSKYDADARFVKAYVPELSDVPAGKVVDWPTLSRTEREELAPDYPHPIVDRNEGYERAQRVFEEALGKR from the coding sequence ATGGAGCTGTTCTGGCACCGCGGAGACGCCCGCACGCGAGACAACGCCGGCCTCGCGGCCGCCGCCCGAGAGGGGGAGGTCGTGCCGGTCTTCGTGTACGACGCCGACCTGCTCGCGACGGTCGGAGCGCGACAGCGCGCGTTCTTCCTGCGCCACGTGAAGCGATTGGAGGAGCGGTATCAGGCGCTGGGGAGCGACCTGATCGTCCGTGCCGGCGATCCCGACGAGGTCCTCGTCGACCTCGCCGCCGAGTACGACGCCGAGACGGTGTTCCACAACGAACACTACCGGGCGGCCCGCCGGAACCGACAGCGGGCGGTCGAGGAGGCGCTCGCGGCGGCGGGCGTCGAGACGGACTCGCGGACCGACCTGGTGATGGTCGACCCCGGGCGGTTGGAAGCGCGCTACGCGAACCACAGTCGGTTCCACGACGACTGGGAGACCGTTCCGAAGCGCCGCCCGTACGCGGAGCCGGACCCCGAGGCGCTGGCCGACGTGCGCGACGGCAAGACGGTTCCCGAGCCGGACGCCGATGTCGACCTCCCCGAGGCGGGGTACGAGGCCGCGCGCGAGCGGTTCGACGAGTTCCTCGATTACGGGATTACGTCGTACAACGACACGCGCGACGACCTCGCCCGGGCGGTCGACGCGCCGACGCACGCGGTCTCGCGGATGTCCCCATATCTGGCGACGGGCGCGATCGGGATCCGCGAGCTGTGGGCGGGCGCGAGCGACGTGTACGACGCCGTGACGGGCGGGGAGCGGCGCAACGTCGACAAGTACCGCTACGAGCTGTCGTGGCGCGAGCAGATGTACCACCTGCTGTACTACACCCCCGACCTCGCCGTCTCGAACTACAAGTCGTTCCCGAACGAGATCGCGTGGCGCGACGACGACGCGGGGTTCGAGGCGTGGACGCGCGGCGAGACGGGCTACCCGCTCGTCGACGCCGGGATGCGTCAGCTGAACGCGGAGGGGTATATTCACAACCGTCCGCGGCAGGTCGTCGCGAGCTTCCTGACGAAACACCTCCTGATCGACTGGCGGCGCGGGGCGCGCTACTTCACGAAGCAGCTGATCGACCACGACTACGCGTCGAACCACGGCGCGTGGCAGTGGACGGCCTCGACCGGGACCGACTCCGTCGACGTCCGTATCTTCGACCCGGTGAGCCAGATGTCGAAGTACGACGCGGACGCCCGCTTCGTGAAGGCGTACGTCCCGGAGCTTTCGGACGTGCCGGCGGGGAAGGTCGTCGACTGGCCGACGCTCTCGCGGACGGAGCGCGAGGAACTTGCCCCCGACTATCCGCACCCGATCGTCGACCGGAACGAGGGGTACGAGCGGGCGCAGCGCGTCTTCGAGGAGGCGCTCGGGAAGCGGTAG
- a CDS encoding methyltransferase — MDEASLRADMIEGLEHSIGEPIEPSVLTALQRVPRDPFVDDSPRGGAVDGDDPHSLSLETVVRLVTALDAHEGDAVLVVGAGIGYSVAMIAEIVGARHVHAVDIDRSAVVTARSNLDAAGYEAALVDRADGADGLPAYAPYDRILLEAAVIEPPRALREQLAADGRIVYPRGAGVQTVTAAEPSPPEGSDGDDVSAVGDDADDPAPVGFETVETHGPARLQPMLVEGEQPGVERNRTRREDAEHAERGRRRRHGWEQDWIDWDDRI; from the coding sequence ATGGACGAAGCGTCGCTCAGGGCGGACATGATCGAAGGGCTCGAACACTCGATCGGCGAGCCGATCGAGCCGTCCGTGTTGACCGCGCTCCAGCGGGTGCCCCGCGACCCCTTCGTGGACGACTCCCCCCGCGGCGGGGCCGTCGACGGCGACGACCCCCACTCGCTCTCGCTCGAAACGGTGGTCCGCCTCGTCACCGCGCTCGACGCCCACGAGGGCGACGCGGTCCTCGTCGTCGGCGCTGGCATCGGCTACTCGGTCGCGATGATCGCGGAGATCGTCGGCGCTCGCCACGTTCACGCGGTCGACATCGACCGGTCCGCCGTCGTGACCGCGCGATCGAACCTCGACGCGGCCGGCTACGAGGCGGCCCTCGTCGACCGCGCGGACGGCGCGGACGGCCTCCCGGCGTACGCGCCGTACGATCGGATCCTCCTCGAAGCGGCCGTGATCGAGCCGCCGCGCGCCCTCCGTGAGCAGCTCGCGGCCGACGGCCGGATCGTCTACCCGCGTGGCGCTGGCGTCCAGACGGTCACGGCAGCCGAACCGTCGCCGCCAGAAGGGTCGGACGGGGACGACGTCAGTGCGGTCGGTGACGACGCGGACGACCCCGCACCCGTCGGGTTCGAGACCGTTGAGACCCACGGCCCGGCGCGACTCCAGCCGATGCTCGTCGAGGGCGAACAGCCCGGGGTGGAGCGGAACCGGACCCGTCGGGAGGACGCCGAACACGCCGAGCGCGGGCGTCGTCGACGACACGGCTGGGAACAGGACTGGATCGACTGGGACGACCGGATCTGA